A genomic region of Rhipicephalus sanguineus isolate Rsan-2018 chromosome 3, BIME_Rsan_1.4, whole genome shotgun sequence contains the following coding sequences:
- the LOC119385458 gene encoding LOW QUALITY PROTEIN: ribosome biogenesis protein NOP53-like (The sequence of the model RefSeq protein was modified relative to this genomic sequence to represent the inferred CDS: inserted 2 bases in 2 codons; deleted 2 bases in 2 codons), whose protein sequence is MAAATKRKRLGVSKNRKKAWKKTCDVNDVEDFLEEHAPRRADRWPISSKPDEELFFVGQAAATAKSSAPLAQRARSCAATATSRRKAKVVTSRFELTGASRPSGAVDDEDNGEPSSTPAATGPVNYRVPSHRHQKPSLLPAWEPPNQGTSYHPRNGAWTAAWRCQQAGLATEQDRLAEMSQGLYDQEEEDDDDLDSEQKAVDGEAKTDVALPAPTAVRKTRQQETSRRGAERLRREAKERKQARVLANDVYRSRTLKAQLRRDAESSEARQKRRQQARVDKLYNARRLSAYKYEEPDLPLKLXQRLRESLRELRPEVNVLEDXYKSLQRRNVIETRKQQKKVFRENGSGLNFTVEMMKEGALQFPNLQNPVRID, encoded by the exons ATGGCAGCGGCCACGAAGCGCAAGCGTCTCGGCGTGAGTAAAAACCGCAAGAAAGCGTGGAAAAAAACATGCGACGTCAACGATGTCGAAGACTTTTTGGAAGAACACGCACCACGACGAGCGGATCGGTGGCCCATTTCCAGTAAGCCGGACGAAGAGTTGTTCTTCGTTGGACAAGCTGCCGCGACTGCTAAGAGCTCGGCTCCGCTAGCGCAACGAGCAAGAAGCTGCGCCGCAACCGCAA CGTCGCGCCGAAAGGCTAAAGTCGTCACGAGCCGGTTCGAATTGACGGGGGCTTCGCGACCCTCTGGGGCGGTTGACGACGAAGACAATGGAGAACCATCGTCGACGCCGGCTGCGACTGGCCCCGTGAACTATCGCGTGCCGTCGCACCGACATCAG AAGCCGTCGCTGCTGCCCGCGTGGGAGCCGCCCAACCAGGGGACGTCGTACCACCC GAGGAACGGCGCCTGGACCGCTGCCTGGCGATGCCAACAAGCGGGACTGGCCACCGAGCAGGATCGACTCGCCGAGATGTCTCAGGGACTTTACGACCAggaggaagaggacgacgacgacctGGACAGTGAACAGAAAGCCGTGGACGGTGAAGCTAAAACCGACGTCGCTTTGCCAGCGCCGACCGCCGTTCGCAAGACCCGGCAGCAGGAGACGTCGCGCCGCGGAGCAGAGAGGTTACGTCGAGAGGCTAAAGAGCGCAAGCAGGCGCGAGTGTTGGCAAACGACGTGTACCGCAGCCGGACGCTGAAGGCGCAGCTCCGACGCGACGCCGAGTCGTCCGAGGCGCGTCAGAAGCGCCGCCAACAG GCGAGGGTCGACAAGCTGTACAACGCGCGGCGACTGAGCGCTTACAAGTACGAGGAACCGGACTTGCCGCTGAAGC TCCAGCGATTGCGCGAGTCGTTGCGCGAACTTCGGCCCGAGGTGAACGTGCTCGAGG GATACAAGAGCCTGCAGCGCCGAAACGTCATCGAGACGCGCAAGCAGCAGAAGAAG
- the LOC119386639 gene encoding homocysteine S-methyltransferase YbgG, giving the protein MLKITAALWKTRSWQSLVKSSRSNPYPRVSNMAAPANSGAPVRVLDGSTGSQLSDRGLIPPKDPLWSARVLVTNLPAIVEVHKSYIRSGADVVTTCSYQANVDNLQSHLGIGASEAETLIARSCEAAIAAREQCGRPGVLVAGSVGPYGAAQADLSEYTGAYAAVKSVEELMEWHRPRVRCLIAAGCDVLAFETMPAEREALALVRLLREFPDTRAWLSFSTSRDAPQCTAKGEPLAEVMSECLLADVNGQIIAVGVNCCPPQSVAAAFRSTGPLRVPFVAYPNSGEMYTTSGWVPDDRLARKPLAAYVPEWIDLNARWIGGCCRTGPDDISGVARAVSNLAAP; this is encoded by the coding sequence ATGCTCAAAATAACTGCCGCGCTCTGGAAGACACGAAGCTGGCAAAGCCTCGTGAAGTCGAGTCGATCGAATCCGTATCCACGCGTTTCAAACATGGCGGCGCCCGCGAACTCGGGCGCGCCTGTGCGCGTCTTGGACGGAAGTACGGGGTCGCAGCTGAGCGACCGCGGTCTGATACCGCCCAAAGATCCTCTCTGGAGTGCCAGGGTACTCGTCACTAATCTTCCGGCCATAGTGGAGGTGCACAAAAGCTACATCAGGAGCGGCGCCGACGTGGTCACGACGTGCAGCTACCAGGCGAACGTGGACAACCTGCAGTCTCACCTGGGCATCGGCGCTTCCGAGGCCGAGACCCTGATCGCCCGCAGCTGCGAAGCAGCGATCGCGGCACGGGAACAGTGCGGACGACCGGGAGTGCTGGTTGCCGGCTCCGTAGGGCCGTACGGCGCCGCGCAGGCTGACTTGTCCGAGTACACGGGGGCGTACGCGGCCGTCAAGAGCGTCGAGGAGCTCATGGAGTGGCACCGGCCCCGCGTGCGGTGTCTCATCGCGGCCGGCTGCGACGTCCTGGCCTTCGAGACGATGCCGGCTGAGCGCGAGGCCCTGGCGCTCGTGCGGCTGCTTCGCGAGTTCCCAGACACCCGGGCGTGGCTCAGCTTCAGCACTTCGCGAGACGCGCCGCAATGCACGGCCAAGGGAGAGCCGCTCGCGGAGGTGATGAGCGAGTGCCTCTTAGCCGACGTCAATGGACAGatcatcgccgttggcgtcaacTGCTGCCCTCCGCAATCGGTGGCGGCGGCTTTTAGGTCCACCGGACCCCTCCGGGTTCCCTTCGTCGCCTATCCCAACAGCGGCGAGATGTACACCACGTCCGGCTGGGTCCCGGACGACCGATTGGCCCGCAAGCCACTTGCGGCCTACGTCCCCGAGTGGATCGACCTGAACGCACGCTGGATCGGCGGCTGTTGCAGGACTGGGCCGGACGATATCAGTGGTGTTGCCAGAGCTGTGAGCAATCTCGCGGCACCATGA